From one Trifolium pratense cultivar HEN17-A07 linkage group LG1, ARS_RC_1.1, whole genome shotgun sequence genomic stretch:
- the LOC123890768 gene encoding uncharacterized protein LOC123890768 — MEVQKHRALVHFLKRCNKRIEFLFQCMDQILRVNDPEISVVDYDENDIVLPYVKRDMLMLVNQIPMKVLHILTKVETEVDEEDDYELNKKIIKLLNPIFMEDTSSNEKIKELGKCMRVLDLYRKSLILEEPSYAPPPPKPQKTKENCLCLEAGNEITSFIFLMDTIVDSAMDVPILSRSGILINALGNDKVVAKLFNSMSKEIPVERGGHLVIVRNSMNLYCKKPWKNWRACLIHAYFRNPWAIVSLVAAIFLFALTIIQTIYTVRQFDQNPSPSPSPTKSPSFPVTPRPHRRP, encoded by the exons ATGGAAGTACAAAAGCATAGAGCCCTTGTTCATTTCTTAAAGAGGTGTAACAAACGTATTGAATTTCTCTTCCAATGTATGGATCAA atTTTGAGAGTCAATGATCCTGAAATTTCGGTTGTCGACTATGATGAGAATGATATTGTGTTGCCATATGTCAAGCGTGATATGCTCATGCTTGTGAATCAAATACCTATGAAGGTTCTTCATATATTGACTAAGGTTGAAACCGAGGTTGACGAG GAAGATGATTATGAGTTAAACAAGAAAATCATAAAGTTGTTAAACCCAATATTCATGGAAGATACCTCCTCGAACGAGAAAATCAAAGAGTTGGGGAAATGCATGCGTGTATTGGACTTGTATAGAAAAAGTCTAATACTAGAAGAACCAAGCTACGCACCACCACCACCCAAGCCCCAAAAAACCaaagaaaattgtttatgtttagAGGCAG GTAACGAGATAACATCGTTTATATTCTTAATGGACACTATTGTCGACAGTGCTATGGACGTTCCAATTCTTAGCCGGAGTGGGATCCTGATCAATGCTCTTGGGAATGACAAAGTTGTTGCCAAATTATTCAACTCAATGTCCAAAGAAATCCCCGTAGAACGCGGTGGACATCTTGTTATTGTGCGGAATAGTATGAATCTGTATTGTAAGAAACCATGGAAAAATTGGCGTGCTTGTCTCATTCATGCTTATTTTAGGAACCCTTGGGCTATAGTGTCGCTTGTTGCTGCTATCTTTCTTTTTGCTCTTACTATAATTCAAACTATATACACGGTTCGCCAATTTGATCAAAACCCAAGTCCAAGTCCAAGCCCGACCAAGTCACCTAGTTTTCCGGTTACTCCGAGGCCTCACCGTCGTCCATAA